A DNA window from Desulfobacterales bacterium contains the following coding sequences:
- the acs gene encoding acetate--CoA ligase, translating into MQDKLFPVPEPWKNSSHCDNKTYLKLYEDSINNPEHFWGEHAKRITWMKPWTKVREGSFNDPDVRIKWFVDGKLNVSQNCLDRHLEKRGEQIAIIFEGDDTSSSKTYTYRELHEQVCKFANVLKSQGLKKGDRVTIYLPMIPELPIAMLACTRIGVIHSIVFAGFSPDALAGRIQDCGGNIVITADEGLRGGKHIPLKANTDEALKNCDQVRRVIVVKHTGADVKWISGRDIAWDEAMKDASSNCQPEEMDSEDPLFILYTSGSTGKPKGVLHTTGGYLVYASLTHEYVFDYHDGDIYWCTADIGWVTGHSYIVYGPLANGATSLMFEGIPNYPDWSRFWDIVDKHKVNIFYTAPTAIRALMRHGDEPVKKTSRKSLRLLGSVGEPINPEAWLWYYNVVGEKRCPIVDTWWQTETGGILITPLPGATDLKPGSATRPFFGIKPAILDPFGNPIKGSGAGYLVITEPWPGMLRTVFGDHERFKQTYFSNNAGLYFTGDGARRDEDGYYWITGRVDDVINVSGHRMGTAEIESALVAHIAVAEAAVVGFPHDIKGQGIYAYVTLKADRVQSDELKAELVRWVRKEIGSIATPDFIQWAPALPKTRSGKIMRRILRKVAANELETLGDTTTLAEPAVVDDLILHRMSENKMK; encoded by the coding sequence ATGCAAGACAAATTATTTCCTGTTCCTGAGCCATGGAAAAATTCATCCCACTGCGACAATAAAACATATCTGAAATTATACGAAGACTCGATTAATAATCCGGAACATTTTTGGGGTGAACATGCAAAACGTATTACGTGGATGAAACCATGGACCAAAGTTCGTGAAGGATCTTTTAACGATCCTGATGTCCGTATTAAATGGTTTGTGGATGGAAAGCTGAATGTCAGCCAGAATTGTCTGGATCGCCATCTTGAAAAACGCGGTGAGCAGATCGCTATAATTTTCGAAGGAGACGATACATCATCAAGCAAAACATACACATATCGTGAACTACACGAACAAGTATGCAAATTTGCAAACGTCCTTAAATCGCAAGGATTGAAAAAAGGAGACCGCGTAACAATATATCTTCCGATGATCCCTGAACTACCCATTGCTATGTTAGCTTGTACACGTATCGGGGTAATTCATTCAATTGTTTTTGCCGGGTTTTCCCCTGATGCTCTGGCAGGTCGTATACAGGATTGTGGTGGCAATATTGTCATAACAGCCGACGAAGGTCTTAGAGGAGGTAAACACATCCCACTCAAAGCAAATACTGACGAGGCTCTCAAAAATTGTGACCAAGTAAGGCGCGTCATTGTGGTAAAGCACACAGGCGCTGATGTCAAATGGATTTCAGGACGCGACATTGCATGGGATGAAGCCATGAAAGACGCTTCATCTAATTGTCAACCCGAAGAAATGGATTCTGAGGATCCGCTTTTTATTCTCTATACTTCAGGCTCTACCGGCAAGCCAAAAGGTGTCCTTCACACAACAGGCGGTTATCTTGTTTATGCTTCTCTAACTCACGAATATGTTTTTGATTATCATGATGGCGATATCTATTGGTGTACCGCTGATATCGGATGGGTAACTGGCCATAGTTACATTGTTTATGGCCCTTTGGCCAATGGTGCTACTTCACTTATGTTCGAGGGCATTCCAAACTATCCTGATTGGTCCAGATTCTGGGATATTGTGGATAAACACAAAGTGAATATTTTCTATACAGCGCCTACTGCTATCCGTGCCCTGATGCGACATGGTGACGAACCAGTAAAAAAAACGTCACGCAAGTCTTTGAGACTTCTGGGTTCGGTCGGAGAACCAATCAATCCTGAAGCATGGTTATGGTATTACAATGTTGTTGGTGAAAAACGATGTCCTATTGTCGATACATGGTGGCAAACTGAAACCGGCGGAATACTTATAACACCTCTTCCAGGAGCAACTGATCTGAAACCAGGATCTGCTACAAGACCTTTTTTCGGAATCAAACCAGCCATACTCGATCCATTTGGCAACCCAATCAAAGGCTCTGGTGCTGGCTATCTGGTTATTACAGAACCATGGCCTGGAATGCTAAGAACCGTTTTTGGAGATCATGAGCGTTTTAAACAAACTTATTTTTCAAATAATGCAGGTCTTTATTTTACCGGAGACGGTGCACGTCGAGATGAAGACGGTTACTACTGGATCACCGGAAGGGTTGATGATGTCATAAATGTTTCAGGACATCGCATGGGGACAGCAGAAATCGAAAGTGCTCTGGTTGCTCACATTGCAGTGGCTGAAGCCGCTGTTGTCGGATTTCCTCACGATATCAAAGGACAGGGCATTTATGCTTATGTAACTCTGAAAGCTGACAGGGTGCAGAGCGATGAGTTGAAGGCTGAACTTGTTCGCTGGGTAAGAAAAGAAATCGGTTCAATAGCAACACCTGATTTCATACAATGGGCACCAGCTCTTCCAAAAACCCGTTCAGGCAAAATAATGAGACGGATTCTTCGCAAAGTTGCCGCAAATGAACTTGAAACCCTTGGCGATACAACGACACTTGCAGAACCAGCTGTTGTTGACGACTTGATTTTACATAGAATGTCTGAAAATAAAATGAAATGA
- a CDS encoding sigma-54-dependent Fis family transcriptional regulator yields MKPITLSSQERYFFTLVKDTLTINPFKDERVLLDNKIADCVFGTSNKQSIENAVVAVKDRIDALYAAGKGDFNLYCQNDRNIMEYAFTFAFFYHYRKQFDQFIQDQIEAGDKILPLPFAASAKDFLKQHGFKHDEIKKIIEESYQVRRAYYFINQIIGSSTVMKRLRADIWNNIFTHNLEIYRIYVKNRMDDFSTLILGETGTGKGAVASAIGRSGYIPFDMNSNCFTKSFIDIFISINLSQFPESLIESELFGHRKGAFTGAVNNYDGILAQCSQQGSILLDELGEISLPLQVKLLQVLQERTFYPVGSHQKERFFGRVLGATNRSIYELRHKHLFRDDFYYRLCSDIITVPPLRTRIKDDPNELYRLLQFITNKMIGKDSPQLLKLFKDEIHRNLGEHYQWPGNVRELEQCVRRILLKKEYREDDLLENANIKIELLTGIEQGTITANKLLGGYCKLLYERYGSFEKVAQLIQLDRRTVSKYIREC; encoded by the coding sequence ATGAAACCCATCACCTTGAGCAGTCAAGAACGCTATTTTTTTACGTTAGTTAAAGATACCCTTACTATCAATCCGTTTAAAGATGAACGCGTACTCTTGGATAATAAAATAGCTGATTGTGTATTTGGCACATCAAATAAACAATCAATTGAAAACGCTGTTGTTGCAGTTAAAGATCGCATTGATGCGTTATATGCGGCTGGTAAGGGCGATTTCAACTTGTATTGCCAAAATGACAGAAATATCATGGAATATGCCTTTACATTCGCTTTTTTTTATCATTATCGCAAACAATTCGACCAATTTATACAGGATCAGATTGAGGCTGGTGATAAAATACTACCATTACCATTTGCGGCCAGTGCTAAAGATTTTTTAAAACAACATGGATTTAAGCATGATGAGATAAAAAAAATCATTGAAGAATCGTATCAGGTCAGGAGGGCATACTATTTTATCAATCAAATCATTGGTTCAAGCACAGTCATGAAACGATTAAGGGCAGATATTTGGAATAATATTTTTACACACAATTTAGAAATTTATCGTATCTATGTTAAAAATCGGATGGATGACTTTTCTACGCTGATACTTGGGGAAACCGGAACAGGAAAAGGGGCTGTAGCCTCAGCCATTGGACGGTCAGGCTATATTCCATTTGATATGAACTCCAATTGTTTTACAAAAAGCTTTATTGATATTTTTATTTCTATTAATCTTTCCCAATTTCCTGAATCCTTGATTGAATCTGAATTGTTTGGGCATCGCAAAGGAGCATTTACAGGTGCAGTCAATAATTATGACGGTATCCTGGCACAGTGCAGTCAGCAGGGCTCTATTTTGTTGGATGAACTTGGAGAAATTTCGCTGCCTCTCCAGGTGAAATTGCTCCAGGTATTACAGGAGCGGACATTTTATCCGGTTGGCAGCCATCAAAAAGAACGCTTTTTTGGCCGTGTCCTTGGAGCTACCAATCGTTCAATTTATGAATTACGTCACAAACATCTGTTTCGTGATGATTTTTATTATCGCCTTTGTTCAGACATCATTACCGTTCCTCCACTGCGTACACGCATCAAGGATGATCCGAATGAACTATACAGGCTACTCCAATTTATAACTAACAAAATGATTGGTAAAGATTCTCCGCAGCTGCTTAAGTTATTTAAGGATGAAATTCATCGAAATCTGGGAGAACATTATCAATGGCCAGGAAATGTTCGTGAGCTGGAACAGTGTGTTAGAAGAATTTTATTAAAAAAAGAGTATCGTGAGGATGACTTGTTAGAAAATGCCAATATAAAGATTGAACTGCTCACAGGCATTGAACAAGGAACGATAACAGCCAATAAATTACTGGGCGGATACTGTAAGCTCCTATATGAACGGTATGGCTCCTTTGAAAAAGTAGCTCAGCTTATTCAATTAGATCGGCGAACAGTCAGCAAATATATTCGTGAATGCTAA
- a CDS encoding beta-ketoacyl-ACP synthase III, producing MNLSQKNQIVISGTGVWNPPHTITNEELVASYNQYAEQYNRKHSVAIASGEMVSKPPSSVRFIEKASGIKSRYVYEKNGILDIDRMCPKFPERLETEISNQAEIGVYAAKQAMAAAGKTASEIDAVIVSCAYTQRAYPAIAIEVQHELGIKGFAFDMLGACSAATFGLHRAYEMIMSGSARCVLAINPELVTPQVNYCDRDTHFIFGDVGAAMILEKSDTCTVKNNYAILGIKAMTHFSSNIRSNFGHISRSTDVSPFGCDKLFHQAGRKVFEEVSPVAAEHIRDHLLSLNLKLFDVNRFWLHQANINMNKMVLRQLFPCEDMNGKAPIILDNYANTASAGSIVAFHFYHDDLVSGNIGVICSFGAGYSVGSLILRKQ from the coding sequence ATGAATCTTTCGCAAAAAAATCAGATCGTCATCAGCGGAACAGGTGTATGGAATCCACCGCACACAATTACAAATGAAGAATTAGTGGCCAGTTACAATCAGTACGCTGAACAATATAATCGAAAACATTCCGTAGCCATTGCCTCAGGAGAAATGGTTTCAAAACCGCCTTCAAGCGTTCGTTTCATTGAAAAAGCGTCGGGAATTAAATCGCGCTATGTGTATGAAAAAAATGGTATCCTGGATATTGATAGAATGTGTCCTAAATTTCCAGAACGTTTAGAAACTGAAATCAGCAATCAAGCGGAAATAGGAGTGTATGCAGCTAAACAAGCCATGGCTGCTGCAGGGAAGACTGCTTCTGAAATCGATGCTGTAATTGTTTCATGCGCATATACTCAGCGCGCTTACCCCGCCATTGCTATTGAGGTACAGCATGAATTGGGGATTAAAGGATTTGCCTTTGACATGCTTGGAGCATGTTCTGCGGCTACTTTCGGACTACATCGAGCTTATGAAATGATCATGTCCGGCTCTGCGAGATGTGTTTTGGCTATCAATCCAGAACTTGTAACTCCTCAGGTGAACTATTGCGATCGTGACACTCATTTTATTTTTGGGGATGTTGGCGCTGCTATGATTCTTGAAAAATCTGATACCTGCACGGTTAAGAATAATTACGCCATATTGGGAATTAAAGCTATGACTCATTTTTCCAGTAATATCAGATCTAATTTTGGTCATATATCCCGTTCAACGGATGTATCCCCCTTTGGCTGTGATAAGCTCTTTCATCAGGCTGGGCGTAAAGTATTTGAAGAAGTTAGTCCAGTTGCCGCTGAACATATTCGTGATCATTTGTTGAGTCTCAATCTAAAACTATTCGATGTTAATCGATTTTGGTTGCATCAGGCCAATATTAATATGAATAAAATGGTCTTACGTCAGCTATTTCCATGTGAAGATATGAACGGAAAAGCTCCGATTATTCTGGATAATTATGCTAATACAGCATCAGCTGGATCCATCGTTGCATTTCATTTTTATCACGATGACTTGGTATCAGGAAATATAGGAGTCATCTGTTCTTTTGGCGCTGGATATTCAGTTGGCAGTCTTATATTACGAAAACAATAA
- a CDS encoding 4-phosphopantetheinyl transferase family protein: protein MNYVGNDIVDLKSPHAIGKSWDDRFVRRVFTDQEQAIIYDSELPDQMVWALWAAKESAYKAISKLNLTTITSAPARYQVNFNSEDLQPVTFGIVVPPFGIDNVYVLIQMTDTYIHCMASTQIIPFIEYLHHGIASLPSGVNPVFGQSSAFESDLVRRLAIQKIAHELNISPGIVSIQNIRDYRGLNIPKIYIEYRPTTIDISFSHDGNYVAYVFYPNANIHSKIRN, encoded by the coding sequence TTGAACTATGTTGGTAATGACATTGTTGATTTGAAATCACCACATGCTATAGGCAAAAGCTGGGATGATCGTTTTGTTAGACGTGTGTTTACAGATCAAGAACAAGCCATTATTTATGATTCAGAACTACCTGATCAGATGGTGTGGGCTTTATGGGCAGCTAAAGAATCAGCCTACAAAGCGATCAGTAAACTTAATCTAACAACGATCACTTCCGCACCTGCACGATATCAGGTTAACTTCAATTCAGAGGATCTGCAACCAGTTACGTTTGGTATAGTAGTACCTCCTTTCGGGATTGATAACGTATATGTTCTGATACAAATGACGGATACTTATATTCATTGTATGGCAAGCACGCAGATAATTCCGTTTATAGAATACCTGCATCACGGCATAGCATCTTTGCCCAGTGGTGTTAATCCGGTTTTCGGTCAATCATCAGCATTTGAATCAGATTTAGTCAGGAGGCTTGCTATTCAGAAAATAGCCCATGAATTGAATATTTCACCTGGAATTGTTTCTATTCAAAACATTAGGGATTACAGAGGATTAAATATTCCTAAAATTTATATTGAATATCGTCCCACGACGATAGATATAAGTTTCAGTCATGACGGCAATTATGTCGCTTATGTGTTTTACCCCAATGCGAATATCCACTCAAAGATAAGGAATTAA
- a CDS encoding 1-acyl-sn-glycerol-3-phosphate acyltransferase: MNLKDKVLFNIQYVLGRLFIFLTAPAVSLFVRLAGYKIKDLNNIRAQIKTMFKEHPGPWIICANHLTLIDSLILAYAMFPIHRYLVNYRLVPWNVPEKYNYFHKNIIVALFCYLVKCIPIIRKGSRAAVKSSLNRCAHVLAKGESLMIFPEGTRSRTGRVDVNNFPYGVGRLVCNYPESLVLCVYLRGEHQITYGKIPKINERFAMIVDCIRPTSSAKGLKAQRDCSRQVIEKLAEMERHYFELCW; the protein is encoded by the coding sequence ATGAACTTAAAGGATAAAGTATTATTCAATATTCAATATGTGTTGGGGCGGTTGTTTATTTTCTTAACCGCCCCGGCGGTCAGCCTATTTGTTCGTTTAGCTGGTTATAAAATAAAGGATTTGAACAATATTCGCGCCCAAATTAAAACCATGTTTAAGGAACATCCAGGTCCATGGATTATTTGCGCCAATCATCTGACCTTAATCGATTCTCTTATTTTAGCTTATGCCATGTTTCCAATCCATCGCTATTTGGTTAATTATCGTCTGGTGCCATGGAATGTTCCTGAAAAATATAATTATTTCCATAAAAATATTATAGTCGCTCTATTTTGCTATTTAGTTAAATGCATCCCGATTATACGCAAAGGCAGTAGAGCAGCAGTCAAATCATCTTTGAATAGATGCGCCCATGTTTTGGCTAAAGGAGAAAGTCTGATGATTTTTCCTGAAGGAACTCGTTCTCGTACTGGCAGAGTGGATGTCAATAATTTCCCCTATGGAGTGGGTCGCTTAGTTTGCAACTATCCAGAGAGCCTTGTTCTATGCGTTTATTTACGTGGTGAACATCAGATCACCTATGGTAAAATACCTAAAATTAATGAACGATTTGCCATGATCGTCGATTGTATTCGACCAACTTCCAGCGCCAAAGGATTAAAGGCTCAGAGGGACTGCTCACGGCAGGTCATTGAAAAATTGGCGGAAATGGAGAGGCATTATTTTGAACTATGTTGGTAA
- a CDS encoding acyl carrier protein yields MNEMQILKKFIQLIEEFVDDPASLKTATRETNIIWDLKVNSARLVDIIIKAEDMFDIEINDDDADSIKTIGDAVDIVMRKVDITGVAA; encoded by the coding sequence ATGAATGAAATGCAAATTTTAAAAAAATTTATCCAATTAATCGAAGAATTTGTTGACGATCCTGCAAGTCTTAAGACAGCTACTCGTGAAACTAATATCATCTGGGATCTCAAAGTAAATTCCGCTAGACTTGTTGACATTATCATCAAAGCAGAAGATATGTTTGACATTGAAATTAACGATGATGATGCCGATTCCATTAAAACCATTGGTGATGCCGTAGATATCGTGATGCGCAAAGTTGATATCACGGGAGTTGCTGCATGA
- a CDS encoding beta-ketoacyl-[acyl-carrier-protein] synthase family protein, with protein MKNRVVITGLGVVSPNANNVIEFEQALRDGRSGIKFLSQLEELNFGCCIGGIPDQLAQEMDKYFSPKQAAQLNGNISYAAVATMEAWKNAGLITDNDAADADWDTGAIVGCGISDMATIAEIIVPMVNAGKSKKMGSRVVQQVMGSGISAYIGGLLGLGNQVTSNSSACNTGTESIVEATWRIRSGRAKRMVAGGAEGPSPYTWGGFDSMRVLSRKFNDEPEKGSRPMSASACGFVPGSGAGVLILENLETAISRGAKIYAEIIGASVNCGGQRGGGSMTAPNPTGVIRCIKEALSDACIKAEAIDLINGHLTATFADPYEVQNWSIALERGPDTFPYINSTKSMVGHCLGAAGAIETIASVIQLQHGFIHPSINCEDIHPEIIPFNRRIAQTCIEHKELNIVAKASFGFGDVNSCLILKKWNEPA; from the coding sequence ATGAAAAATAGAGTTGTTATTACTGGGTTAGGAGTAGTTAGCCCTAATGCCAATAATGTTATAGAATTTGAACAAGCTTTGCGTGATGGCCGTTCAGGAATCAAGTTTTTGTCCCAGTTGGAAGAATTGAACTTTGGATGCTGCATTGGAGGTATTCCTGACCAATTAGCACAAGAAATGGATAAATATTTTTCACCAAAACAGGCTGCACAGTTGAATGGCAACATTTCCTATGCAGCGGTAGCGACCATGGAAGCTTGGAAAAATGCTGGATTGATTACCGATAACGATGCCGCCGATGCAGATTGGGACACAGGGGCAATAGTTGGCTGTGGTATTAGCGATATGGCAACCATTGCCGAAATCATAGTTCCTATGGTCAATGCTGGCAAGTCAAAAAAAATGGGCAGTCGTGTAGTTCAGCAGGTCATGGGTAGTGGAATTAGCGCTTATATAGGAGGATTATTAGGGCTCGGCAATCAGGTTACATCCAATTCGTCAGCCTGCAATACTGGAACTGAGTCTATCGTAGAAGCGACCTGGCGTATACGTAGCGGCAGAGCTAAACGTATGGTAGCTGGTGGAGCAGAAGGCCCATCTCCTTATACTTGGGGTGGTTTTGATTCCATGCGGGTGCTTTCACGTAAATTCAATGATGAACCAGAAAAGGGCTCGCGGCCAATGAGTGCTTCTGCGTGCGGATTTGTGCCTGGTTCCGGAGCTGGTGTGTTGATTCTTGAAAATCTTGAAACAGCTATATCCAGAGGTGCTAAGATTTATGCTGAAATCATCGGCGCCTCAGTCAATTGCGGCGGTCAGCGCGGAGGAGGGTCAATGACAGCTCCTAATCCTACTGGAGTCATACGTTGCATCAAAGAGGCTCTCAGTGATGCTTGCATTAAGGCTGAAGCAATTGACCTTATCAATGGTCATCTCACAGCTACATTCGCTGATCCATACGAAGTTCAGAATTGGTCTATCGCCCTGGAAAGAGGTCCTGATACCTTTCCGTATATCAATTCTACTAAATCTATGGTAGGTCATTGTTTAGGCGCAGCTGGAGCTATCGAAACCATTGCTTCGGTAATTCAACTGCAACATGGATTTATTCATCCATCGATAAATTGTGAAGATATTCATCCTGAAATAATTCCATTTAACAGGAGAATAGCTCAAACATGTATAGAGCATAAGGAATTAAATATTGTCGCCAAAGCCAGTTTTGGATTTGGTGATGTTAACAGCTGTCTGATTTTAAAAAAATGGAATGAGCCAGCATAA
- a CDS encoding beta-hydroxyacyl-ACP dehydratase, giving the protein MLVDKNIIAKVLASVPQKEPFRFIDDILELNHESITATYRFKSNEYFYQGHFAGNPITPGVILIETMAQAGVVALGIYLLLHNGGMDEPIHEVTPLFACVDQVEFFGIVKPGEQVHIIGQKIYFRKGTIKSNVRMHRENGELVCRGKLTGTGVKTHEK; this is encoded by the coding sequence ATGCTGGTTGATAAGAATATAATTGCCAAAGTACTGGCCTCTGTTCCTCAAAAAGAGCCTTTTCGTTTTATTGACGATATTTTGGAATTGAATCATGAATCGATTACTGCAACTTATCGTTTCAAGTCAAATGAATATTTTTATCAAGGTCATTTTGCGGGTAACCCGATCACTCCGGGGGTTATTTTAATTGAAACGATGGCTCAAGCCGGTGTGGTGGCTTTGGGTATCTATCTGCTGCTCCATAATGGCGGCATGGATGAACCTATCCATGAAGTTACTCCGCTGTTTGCTTGTGTGGACCAGGTTGAATTCTTTGGTATTGTCAAGCCAGGAGAACAGGTACACATTATTGGCCAAAAAATTTATTTTCGTAAAGGTACCATCAAATCAAACGTGCGCATGCACAGAGAAAACGGTGAGTTAGTTTGTCGAGGCAAATTGACTGGAACAGGAGTAAAGACACATGAAAAATAG
- a CDS encoding 3-oxoacyl-ACP reductase FabG, translated as MQNNIHNQPVAIVTGGARGIGAACCRALAAEGFYIGLHCRGSIAKAEAVLAEEKVNGFLLNADLTDINQVEVMVNQIKDQVGRVDVLVNNAGFSINNTIMAMKMEEFDAQRALLRGVFYLVKRVLRLFMLRQKKAKIINISSIVGHTGNAGQIPYTMEKGALDAMTKSLAKELTGRNIMVNSVAPGFIDTDMTEGLTSEWKEKILSTIPLGRMGKSEEVAEVVAFLASRGSYINGSVIHVNGGIYAG; from the coding sequence ATGCAAAACAATATTCATAACCAACCAGTAGCAATTGTTACTGGAGGAGCTCGAGGCATTGGTGCGGCTTGTTGTCGCGCACTGGCTGCCGAAGGATTTTATATCGGCTTACATTGCAGAGGTAGTATTGCTAAGGCGGAGGCTGTTTTAGCTGAAGAAAAGGTTAATGGCTTTTTACTCAATGCCGACCTGACCGATATTAATCAGGTGGAAGTCATGGTGAATCAGATAAAAGATCAGGTGGGGCGTGTCGATGTATTGGTCAATAATGCTGGTTTTTCAATCAATAATACTATAATGGCTATGAAAATGGAGGAATTTGATGCCCAGCGAGCGTTGCTTAGAGGGGTTTTCTATCTGGTTAAACGTGTATTGCGTCTTTTTATGTTACGCCAAAAAAAAGCAAAAATCATTAATATTTCTAGTATTGTTGGTCATACGGGCAATGCCGGTCAAATTCCATATACTATGGAAAAAGGAGCCCTGGATGCTATGACCAAATCATTGGCAAAAGAATTGACTGGTAGAAATATAATGGTTAATTCCGTTGCCCCTGGATTTATTGATACGGACATGACAGAAGGTCTGACATCTGAATGGAAAGAAAAGATATTATCAACCATCCCATTGGGACGCATGGGAAAATCCGAAGAAGTTGCCGAAGTTGTTGCATTTTTGGCTTCAAGGGGAAGTTACATTAATGGTAGTGTTATTCATGTCAATGGAGGTATCTATGCTGGTTGA
- the fabA gene encoding bifunctional 3-hydroxydecanoyl-ACP dehydratase/trans-2-decenoyl-ACP isomerase, with product MQYNEFMNKTSFNLVELIALAYGRLIENPPSHFDARLPAPPFLMIDRILSMEKHGNKGYILAEQDIRLDAWYFQCHFPNDPVQPGCLGVDAIWQLMGFYSLWRGALGSGRALGCGEVSFDGQIRPYNKIVRFEIEVTRYSEMKTSGASLIIADGVILVDGEKIATVKKARTGIFKEIAYKDYPLKSQYAIGGIMHRNEPI from the coding sequence ATGCAATACAATGAATTTATGAATAAAACAAGTTTTAATCTCGTTGAATTAATCGCATTGGCCTATGGCCGATTGATTGAAAACCCTCCATCCCATTTTGATGCCCGTCTTCCGGCACCACCATTTTTAATGATAGATCGCATTCTATCCATGGAAAAACACGGGAATAAGGGATACATCCTCGCCGAACAAGATATTCGCTTGGATGCATGGTATTTTCAATGTCATTTTCCAAATGATCCAGTGCAGCCAGGTTGTCTGGGAGTTGATGCAATTTGGCAGTTAATGGGATTCTATAGCCTGTGGCGTGGAGCATTGGGATCCGGTCGTGCGTTGGGATGTGGAGAAGTCTCTTTTGATGGTCAAATTCGTCCTTATAATAAGATAGTTCGCTTTGAAATTGAAGTTACACGCTATAGTGAAATGAAAACCAGTGGAGCCAGTCTAATTATTGCAGATGGTGTAATACTCGTTGATGGCGAAAAAATTGCTACGGTAAAAAAAGCTCGAACAGGCATTTTTAAAGAGATTGCATATAAAGATTATCCCTTGAAATCCCAATATGCCATCGGAGGCATTATGCATCGCAATGAGCCAATATAG
- a CDS encoding SDR family oxidoreductase, whose product MLEFDSDMWALIIGGSSGFGLATAQKLARHGMNLCIVHRDRRGALNRIQSDFDELKRSGIKVRIFNLDALSDQGRTTVLNDLAADIGQTGRVKLLLHSIAFGNLKLLVPSPPTTRTQTIKTRMSEKLKLSQEDLNKTVDELFIDGCDSLYPIATPPVHQQEMFLKQQDFTHTIHAMGSNILEWVQDVHERKFFANDARIIGLTSEGNSTVWKGYAAVSAAKAVLESVSRAMAVEFAPYGLRSNIIQAGVTDTPALRLIPGNQHIKANARLRNPFNRLTTPADVANVIFLLCLDEAAWINGSLIHVDGGEHIA is encoded by the coding sequence ATGCTGGAATTTGATTCAGATATGTGGGCATTGATTATCGGCGGCAGCAGTGGATTTGGTTTGGCTACAGCACAAAAATTAGCTCGGCATGGCATGAACCTCTGTATCGTTCATCGAGATAGACGGGGCGCCCTTAATCGCATTCAATCCGATTTTGACGAATTAAAACGTTCTGGCATTAAGGTACGTATTTTTAATTTGGATGCTCTGAGTGATCAAGGTCGGACAACTGTCTTGAATGATCTCGCAGCAGATATCGGCCAAACAGGACGAGTAAAGTTGTTACTTCATTCAATTGCCTTTGGCAATCTAAAATTATTAGTACCATCGCCACCGACAACACGGACGCAAACAATTAAGACACGCATGTCTGAAAAATTAAAGCTTTCTCAGGAAGATTTGAACAAGACTGTCGACGAACTATTTATTGATGGCTGTGATTCTTTATATCCCATTGCCACGCCTCCAGTACATCAACAGGAGATGTTTTTAAAACAACAGGATTTTACCCATACTATTCATGCAATGGGTTCTAATATTTTGGAATGGGTTCAGGATGTCCATGAGCGGAAATTTTTTGCAAATGATGCTCGTATCATTGGTCTGACCAGTGAAGGTAATAGTACCGTATGGAAAGGATATGCAGCGGTTTCTGCAGCAAAAGCTGTACTCGAATCAGTATCACGAGCCATGGCTGTAGAGTTTGCACCTTATGGGCTTAGATCTAATATTATTCAGGCTGGAGTAACCGACACACCAGCTTTGCGACTTATTCCTGGAAATCAACATATTAAAGCTAATGCACGTCTGCGTAATCCATTTAACAGGTTAACTACACCGGCAGATGTTGCTAATGTTATTTTTTTACTTTGTCTGGATGAAGCGGCTTGGATTAATGGTTCCTTGATTCATGTAGACGGCGGTGAACATATCGCTTAA